In candidate division KSB1 bacterium, the DNA window ACAAAATCACTGAAAGTTATGCAAGTCAGGAATGCTTTTTGATTTTTGAGCATCTGCCATTTTCAGTGCCGTTATGTTATTGGATAATGTTGGGGGGTTAATAGCAGAGGGGTCGTTTAATCTTAATATGAAGATAATTCGTTCACGCTAGAAAGTCAAGAAAAGGTTTTCGAGAGGTAGCCCGCATTTCATACGGGCCCGCATGGAATGCGGGCTACTACTCTTTGCTCTTCTTCAAGGCTGAATAACCTCTTTCGCCGCCATCTCCATTTTCAACGGGAAAGCCCAATTGCATCCAGCCCTCTTTGAGAACTGTGCCGGACATATCCCGCATGCCGCCAAACCCGCCTTCGACGTTGGCTAAATCCTGGTAACCTTGCTGCGCCAAAATCCGGCAGGCCTCCGCTGATCTGGGTCCGGCTGCACAGCCGATGATCAGTTTCGCATCCACAGGAAAGTTGGCTTCAAGAACTTCCAGAAAATCAGGATTATCTTCGAGCATCTGCGACGACTGGTTCATCTGTTTGATTGGAATATTAATTGCGGGCGCCGGGTGCCCCTGCTCAAATTCGAATTCAGAGCGCACGTCCACATAAACATAATCTTGATCGCTTTCCAATAGATCTTTTGCTTCCTGGGGCGATATATTTTGAATTGCCATCGGGAACTCCTTTTATTCGGTGATTTTAGACTTTTGCAAAACGACCTATTGTGTCATTTCGACCAACGGGAGAAATCTTTTTACGCATATTCTTAATTAAATAGATTTCTCGCAGAGTTTACCTTGAGTTTGTCGAAAGGCTCGAAATGACAAATTAAGGGGTTTGCAGAAGTCCAGGATGACTTTGTTTTAAGTTAAATCTACAAAATGATTTCCCCAACCTCAACAAAACTTGCAATATTTGTTCGATTATTTTAGTTGCTTTTTTTCAACGGGCGGTTAAATTAGGTTCAATTGCAGGGAGGACCAAATCTTGAAAATTCCAAGGTTTTTGAACATTCTGGTGATTTGCTTGGTAAGTTTCATTTTGGGAATCATCGATGCCCAGGCAAATGACACGCTTTATGGCAAAGTCCTGAAAGAAATCCGCATCACGGGGGCGCGCCGAACCGACGTCGATATCATCACCCGGGAGCTGGCTTCGCAAATCGGCGAGCCTTACTTAAAAGTAAATGCCGACAAGGACTACGCGCGGTTAGATAAACTCGACATTTTTAGTTATGTCAAAATTCAACCGCTTGAGGCGGAGGCCGGGGTGGCTCTCGAAATTGAAGTTCAGGAAATATTTCCTTACCTGCCTTTTTTTAGTTATGAAGTCACAGATGAAAACGGCTTTGCCGCAGGCGCGGGATTCCAGTCTGTGAATATGCTGCGACGCGACATCTTTTTCACCGGTTTTGCCAGGTTTGGCGGTGCGACCAACATCGGTATCTTCCTTGAAAATCCCTGGTTCGCCGGCAATCACTTGTCCTACACTTTTGAATTCTTTCAACGTCAAAGATTCAATGAACTCGATCAATTCAATGAAACCTCCACGGAATTTATGCTGGCGATCGGCAGCTACATTGGCGAGAATGGCAGAATCGGCGGGCGTCTCTCTTTCCTCTCAATCGAAAGTGATTCGAGTGGCCGGACGCTTTCCAGCAGCAATCAGGACAATCTGCCAACGCTTGGATTTTTTCTCGGTTACGACAGCCGCGACCTATGGTCAAACCCTCACACCGGCTGGTGGAATGAAGTTGCCATTTCCAAAAGCGGCGGTTTTCCGGGCGCTGATGGCGACTTCTGGTCGATCGACATCGATATCCGTAGATACCTGCCAATTATCAATCGCCACACCCTGGCTCTGTTTTCGCTGGTGACTTTAAGGACCGGTGGTGTGGGAGATGAAATTCCCCTGCATCAGGATTTTCATATCGGCGGTACCAACAGCGTGCGCGGCTGGGAGCTGGATTCGCGCGACGGCAAAAATCAATTCTTGAATACAGCTGAATACCGCTTTACTTTGGTAGAGCCAAAGGTATTAGGCCTGTTTGGGCTCACTCTGGATGTAGGATTACAGTTTGCTGCGTTTGCTGATTTAGGCATTGCCTGGAATCAAAGCGATGAATTTAAGAAAGAAAATTTTATCGGCGGCTACGGATTCGGCCTGCGGTTTTTGGTGCCCTTTGTAAACATGTTTCGCTTTGACTTCGGTTTTGGCGAGCCCGGGGAGAGCTTCAAAGTTCACATCGGTGCTTTTGCAAAGCCGGTGGCGCAGAGAGTTCGAGTGAGGTAATTTTCCTAACAGTTCCTGAAATTATTTCACAGTTGAAGTGATGTTCATCATTTAAAGCTTGCATTTTAATTTAAATTTTCGTAATTATGAGTCCCACCAAATATCCTTTCCGGATATGGGAGACTACCCTGAGTCGGTTTTCCGGTTCAGGGTTTTTTATCTTTTCTCCAGAGAATATCCCCCGAGGTCCGTAATACAAGCCGACAAAACTGTGTTTTTTTAGCAAAGTTTTTGGTTAGCCAAAATAAATACCTATGGAATTGAAGAATCCCA includes these proteins:
- a CDS encoding BamA/TamA family outer membrane protein; this translates as MKIPRFLNILVICLVSFILGIIDAQANDTLYGKVLKEIRITGARRTDVDIITRELASQIGEPYLKVNADKDYARLDKLDIFSYVKIQPLEAEAGVALEIEVQEIFPYLPFFSYEVTDENGFAAGAGFQSVNMLRRDIFFTGFARFGGATNIGIFLENPWFAGNHLSYTFEFFQRQRFNELDQFNETSTEFMLAIGSYIGENGRIGGRLSFLSIESDSSGRTLSSSNQDNLPTLGFFLGYDSRDLWSNPHTGWWNEVAISKSGGFPGADGDFWSIDIDIRRYLPIINRHTLALFSLVTLRTGGVGDEIPLHQDFHIGGTNSVRGWELDSRDGKNQFLNTAEYRFTLVEPKVLGLFGLTLDVGLQFAAFADLGIAWNQSDEFKKENFIGGYGFGLRFLVPFVNMFRFDFGFGEPGESFKVHIGAFAKPVAQRVRVR
- a CDS encoding rhodanese-like domain-containing protein, whose amino-acid sequence is MAIQNISPQEAKDLLESDQDYVYVDVRSEFEFEQGHPAPAINIPIKQMNQSSQMLEDNPDFLEVLEANFPVDAKLIIGCAAGPRSAEACRILAQQGYQDLANVEGGFGGMRDMSGTVLKEGWMQLGFPVENGDGGERGYSALKKSKE